Proteins encoded by one window of Sciurus carolinensis chromosome 12, mSciCar1.2, whole genome shotgun sequence:
- the LOC124961903 gene encoding cuticle collagen 2-like: protein MPNGVVHTRRAKCCPQPSPLMAGSGPRAWQELQDRPARRNAAGGGTSRAACPSRTPRGGGALAPTGSAAGRAVGLSRLASWPFRWPATRPPTKSRRRQCGSDGKGPGAKKPPPPGLPSCGADASPRRPGGRAAPQAPPGRRRQSGRSDRGPQEPLRPPGQAAACRYGRPGRAAPRPAGGAGLDTTQENDLPWEEKSSERTTVTELPQGLKAFLGDKSSIFLSRHRKIRYSV from the exons ATGCCCAACGGGGTAGTGCACACCCGCCGGGCCAAGTGCTGCCCACAGCCATCTCCTCTCATGGCAGGATCGGGGCCCAGAGCCTGGCAGGAGCTCCAGGACCGCCCGGCCCGAAGGAACGCAGCCGGGGGCGGGACCTCGCGGGCAGCGTGCCCGTCACGCACGCCGCGCGGGGGCGGGGCCCTGGCGCCCACGGGAAGTGCTGCGGGGCGGGCGGTCGGCCTTAGCCGCTTGGCTTCGTGGCCCTTTAGGTGGCCGGCTACTCGCCCACCTACAAAAAGCCGCCGGAGACAGTGCGGCTCCGACGGAAAAGGTCCCGGAGCCAAGAAGCCGCCGCCTCCCGGTCTCCCCAGCTGCGGAGCCGACGCCTCGCCGCGCCGCCCTGGCGGCCGTGCTGCCCCTCAGGCCCCTCCCGGCCGCCGGCGGCAGAGTGGGCGGTCCGACCGCGGCCCGCAGGAACCTCTCCGCCCGCCTGGACAAGCGGCTGCGTGTCGTTATGGACGCCCGGGACGGGCTGCCCCGCGGCCAGCAGGCGGCGCCGGGCTCG ATACTACTCAAGAAAATGATTTGCCATGGGAAGAGAAGTCATCTGAAAGAACAACAGTTACTGAACTACCCCAG GGCTTAAAAGCATTTCTTGGAGACAAGTCTTCCATCTTCCTAAGCAGGCACAGGAAGATTAGATACAGTGTGTGA